In the Arachis ipaensis cultivar K30076 chromosome B10, Araip1.1, whole genome shotgun sequence genome, one interval contains:
- the LOC107620156 gene encoding uncharacterized protein LOC107620156 yields MKKYASDDGIYLSQAKYASDLLARAEISNSRTESTLLEPNVRFFPIDGTILDNPTLYRQLVRGLVYLVVTRPDIAYPIYVFSQFLSAPRTTYYAAILRILRYIKDTLFHGLHFLPIYLYPFRHIQMLIGLRVKKQTFTARSSTEAEYHTLADTTTEVVSIRWLLKDLGAPQSSPNDHLLIDTVHLIAVGTLDQIADIFTKAHHPTRFRTLVSKLKMHLYIPLNIVPLRTT; encoded by the exons ATGAAAAAGTATGCTTCAGATGACGGTATTTATCTCTCTCaagctaagtatgcttcagatcttcttgctcgcgctGAAATTTCaaatagtcgcactgagtctactctccttgagcctaatgttcgatttttCCCTATAGATGGAACTAttttggataatcctactcttTATCGACAGTTAGTTAGAGGTCTTGTCTACTTGGTTGTCACACGCCCAGACATCGCCTATCCAATATATGTTTTTAGCCAGTTCTtatcagctcctcgtactacttaCTATGCGGCCattcttcgcattcttcgctacatcaaagacactctatttcatggccttCATTTTTTGCCCATTTATCTTTATCCCTTCAGGCATATtcagatgctgattgggctg CGAGtcaagaagcaaacgttcactgctcgctcaagcacagaagctgaataCCATACTCTTGCTGACACCACAACTGAGGTTGTCTCAATTCGTTGGCTTCTCAAAGACTTGGGTGCTCCTCAATCGTCTCCGAATGAT CATCTACTTATTGATACTGTTCACCTCATAGCTGTTGGAACTCTAGATCAGATTGCAGATATCTTCACAAAGGCTCATCATCCTACTCGTTTTCGAACTCTAGtatccaaactcaagatg CACCTATATATACCCTTGAACATTGTACCTTTGAGAACAACCTGA